In the Ornithinimicrobium pratense genome, GGTCGAAGCCGTCAGAACCGCCTTCACGGGCCGTTGACGCGGCATACCCTGCCCGAATTACCCTGTAGCAAGTCGGATTCCGGCCTCGGAACGGGTAGACTGAGACGTCTTTGCCCATCCTGTGAAGGAGCCCCCTTGTCGTCTGTCGGACCCCAGATCGGACCTGATGAGCCGGTGGAGCCTGCGATGCCGGAGCTGCCCGAGGCTCCCGCGCAGGAGGGCAAGCCGAAGTCTCTGGCGACCGCCCCGGCCTACGACGCCTCGACGATCACCGTGCTGGAGGGCCTGGAGGCCGTCCGCAAGCGCCCGGGGATGTACATCGGCTCCACCAGCGCGCGCGGCCTGCACCACCTGGTGTGGGAGATCGTCGACAACTCCGTCGATGAGGCACTGGCAGGGTATGCCGACCGCATCGACGTCACCCTGCTCGCCGACGGCGGGGTCCGGGTGCGCGACAACGGGCGCGGCATCCCGACCGACATCCACCCGGTGGAGAAGAAGCCGGCCGTCGAGCTCGTGCTCACCCAGCTGCACGCCGGCGGCAAGTTCGGCGGTGGGAGCTACAAGGTCTCCGGCGGTCTGCACGGCGTGGGCTCCTCCGTGGTCAACGCCCTTTCCGAGCGCCTGGACGTGCAGGTGCGCCAGCGCGACCAGGTCTTCGAGCAGACCTACCACCTCGGGGTGCCGCAGGCGCCCCTGGCCGAGCGGGCAGCGGCCGACGACGACGAGCGCTCGACCGGCACCACCATCACCTTCTGGCCCAGCGTCGACATCTTCGACGCCATCGTCTTCGACTTCGAGACGATCCGCGCCCGCTTCCAGCAGTACGCCTTCCTCAACAAGGGCCTGACCATCGCGCTGACCGACGAGCGGCCCCGCGAGGTGGCGCCCGTCGACGCGCTGGACGAGGGCCTGGACGACCTCGAGACCGACGTGCGTGGCGAAGAGACCGAGGCCACCGAGGCCACCGAGGCTGCGGGTGAGGGCAAGGGCGGTGGTGGCACCGGCAAGAGCGCGGTCAAGCCCCGCAGTGTCGTCTACCGCTACGACAACGGCCTGCTCGACTACGTGACCCACCTCAACAAGAGCAAGCGCAGCGAGCCCGTCCACCAGGAGGTCATCGCCTTCGAGTCCGCCGACGAGGAGCGGATGCTCTCGATAGAGGTGGCGATGCAGTGGACCAACGCCTACACCGAGTCGGTGCACACCTACGCCAACGCGGTGAACACCCACGAGGGCGGCACGCACGAAGAGGGTTTCCGGGCGGCGCTGACCCGTATGGTCAACGACTTCGCCCGCGAGAACAAGCTGCTCAAGGACAAGGACGTCAACCTCACCGGGGAGGACATCCGGGAGGGTCTGAC is a window encoding:
- the gyrB gene encoding DNA topoisomerase (ATP-hydrolyzing) subunit B produces the protein MPELPEAPAQEGKPKSLATAPAYDASTITVLEGLEAVRKRPGMYIGSTSARGLHHLVWEIVDNSVDEALAGYADRIDVTLLADGGVRVRDNGRGIPTDIHPVEKKPAVELVLTQLHAGGKFGGGSYKVSGGLHGVGSSVVNALSERLDVQVRQRDQVFEQTYHLGVPQAPLAERAAADDDERSTGTTITFWPSVDIFDAIVFDFETIRARFQQYAFLNKGLTIALTDERPREVAPVDALDEGLDDLETDVRGEETEATEATEAAGEGKGGGGTGKSAVKPRSVVYRYDNGLLDYVTHLNKSKRSEPVHQEVIAFESADEERMLSIEVAMQWTNAYTESVHTYANAVNTHEGGTHEEGFRAALTRMVNDFARENKLLKDKDVNLTGEDIREGLTAVISVKLGEPQFEGQTKTKLGNSEVRGYVQSAMTDQFGHWLGAHPREGREIVGKAVHAAHARIAARKARDATRRKGLLESGGLPGKLKDCQTKDPAKSEVFIVEGDSAGGSAVAGRDYFHQAILPIRGKILNVEKARIDKVLANLEVQALISAFGTGIGEDFDLAKSRYHKIVLMADADVDGQHIRTLLLTLLFRFMRPLIEAGYVYLAQPPLYRIKWTNADHEFAFSDRERDGLMQRGLAAGRRVPKDSGVQRYKGLGEMNAQELWETTMDPQTRVLLQVSLDDAAKADEIFSILMGEDVESRRGFIQRNARDVRFLDI